The following proteins come from a genomic window of Opitutales bacterium:
- a CDS encoding DUF481 domain-containing protein produces MDGIAGIGYYFLRTPKYQWQFSLGLNYEEREYLDLSGISIPSEDSTKIGFFEQFTAQPLPFINITHTFYYAVDVDDQDIYDYILSFGISTPITQNTSIGLKYDRQYNSSVPDIFQAFGIEEETTTIAVQLGYTF; encoded by the coding sequence ATCGATGGCATTGCGGGAATCGGCTATTATTTCCTACGGACGCCTAAGTATCAATGGCAGTTCAGTCTGGGACTCAATTACGAGGAGCGTGAATACCTCGACCTGTCTGGTATTTCCATTCCCAGTGAAGATTCGACCAAAATTGGCTTCTTCGAGCAGTTCACTGCACAGCCACTCCCTTTCATCAACATTACCCACACCTTCTATTATGCAGTAGATGTGGATGACCAAGACATCTACGATTACATCTTGAGCTTCGGCATTTCTACTCCGATCACTCAAAATACATCCATTGGGCTAAAATATGATCGTCAGTATAACTCTTCAGTTCCGGACATTTTCCAGGCTTTTGGAATTGAGGAAGAAACTACGACCATAGCGGTTCAACTCGGCTATACCTTCTAA